The genomic segment TGGCATTTCCGCGCCGGAAAAGGAATATGATGACTACACAGATATTGACGTTGCAGGAAAGATCGTAGTTGCGCTTCGTTACGGCCCAGACGGCAATGACATTCACAGCGACTTGTATCGGTTTACATCTTTCAGGAATAAAGCCCGGTACGCACGTGAAAAGGGTGCCGCGGCCCTGATTATTGTTGATCAGTTGAGTGAGTATCCCGTAAAACTCTCGTACGACCAGTCACACTCAACATCAGGCATTCCTTGCATCTCCGTCAGGAAAAGCGTGTTGGAAGAGCTTCTCGCTCCTCTCAAGAGGGATTTGGGAGGAATTCAGGAAAGCATCAAAGCCAATAGAAGGCCCGCCACTTTTGATATTCCCGGCGTAATTATCTCACTCGAAACCGAAGTCATTCAGGTTATGTCGCGTACGGCAAATGTTTTGGGGTACGTCGAAGGGACAACGCACAAAGACGAGGTCGTGGTAATCGGCGCACACTTCGACCATCTCGGATACGGAGGCGAAGGTTCGGGCTCCCTTCAACCTGACGTCATTGCCATTCATAATGGCGCTGATGATAACGCATCCGGGACTGCAGCATTGCTGGAAATTGCTCAGAAATTTGCTGCATCCAACAATCCCCCAACACGTACCGTTCTCTTTATCGGATTCTCAGGCGAGGAGTTAGGCACTCTCGGCTCGCAATACTATACCAACAATCCCTACTTCCCTCTCAATCAAACAGTTGCCATGCTTAATATGGACATGATCGGAAGGATGAAGGAGAATACCCTTACGGTTCACGGCGTCGGCACATCGCCCGTCTGGAATGACGTTGTGAAGAAGTGGAATACAGCGCCTGATACAATGTCGATTCGTACCGTAGCCGACGGCTTCGGGCCCAGCGACCACGCATCGTTCTACACAAAAGACATTCCCGTTCTCTTTTTCTTCACAGGAACACACAGCGACTACCACAAACCGTCAGACGATTGGGATAAGCTCAATTATGAGGACAAGCAGCGCATTGCCCACTACATCTACAATATTGCCAATGATGTGCAGAGTATGACGCCGCGACCGCAATTTACCAAGGCGCA from the Bacteroidota bacterium genome contains:
- a CDS encoding M20/M25/M40 family metallo-hydrolase; amino-acid sequence: MKRTAFLLVATVSFFPASFSQSPEITVDELKAHVHYLASDELEGRGSGTEGNRKAAEYLKQQFASYGLNPAGKDGSFLQEFEFVSAVKLGPKNTLSISAAKGARKKYDVDKDFRPLGFSSNTAVTGAVVFAGYGISAPEKEYDDYTDIDVAGKIVVALRYGPDGNDIHSDLYRFTSFRNKARYAREKGAAALIIVDQLSEYPVKLSYDQSHSTSGIPCISVRKSVLEELLAPLKRDLGGIQESIKANRRPATFDIPGVIISLETEVIQVMSRTANVLGYVEGTTHKDEVVVIGAHFDHLGYGGEGSGSLQPDVIAIHNGADDNASGTAALLEIAQKFAASNNPPTRTVLFIGFSGEELGTLGSQYYTNNPYFPLNQTVAMLNMDMIGRMKENTLTVHGVGTSPVWNDVVKKWNTAPDTMSIRTVADGFGPSDHASFYTKDIPVLFFFTGTHSDYHKPSDDWDKLNYEDKQRIAHYIYNIANDVQSMTPRPQFTKAQSTASAMGGGDGRGFSVTLGVVPDYAADVKGMKIDGTRAGGPGEKAGLQAGDIITMLGGKKILNIYDYMGILGELKVGQVVEIEITRDGKPMTLSATMTKR